AGGAGGGGCGCCGGACGGCGGAGAAGGGGGACCAGATGTTCCTCTGGCTGCGGCAGATCCTCGAGCTGCAGCAGGACATGAAGGACCCCCGCGAGTTCCTGAACACGGTCAAGGTCGAGCTTTTCCCGGAGGAGGTGTACGTCTTCACGCCGCGGGGCGACGTGAAGGAGCTCCCGCGGGGGGCAACGCCGATCGATTTCGCCTACGCGATTCACACCGAGGTCGGAAACCAGTGCGTCGGCGCGAAGGTGAACGGCCGGATGGTCCCCCTGAAAGTGGCGCTGAAGAACGGCGACGTCGTCGAGATCGTCACCCAGCCGTCCCACAAGCCGAGTCGGGACTGGCTGAAAATCGCGAAGACCAGCCGCGCTCTGAGCAAGATCCGCGCCGTGGTGCGGGAGGAACAGCAGGTGCAATCGCTCGCCCTGGGCCGCCAGATCCTCGAGAAGGAGCTTCGGAAGCATTCCCTGAACCTCAACAAGGTGACGAAGGGGCCGGAGTTCGCCGAGATGCTGCAGGAGACCCGCTGCAGGACCCCTGACGACTACATGCGGATGGTCGGCTACGGAAAAGCGTCGCTCATGCCGCTGCTGCGCCGCCTCCTCCCCCCGGACCGGCTTAACGAGCAGAGCCACGAATCGCGTCTCTCCACCCTCATCCGGAAGGTGGTGACGCGCAGGCCCAGCTCCGTCATCGTGAAGGGGATGGACAGCATCTTCGTCCGTCTGGGGAACTGCTGCCACCCGGTGCCGGGCGATCCGATCGTCGGGTTCATCACACGGGGGCGGGGGGTCACGATTCATTCGAAGGAGTGCCCGAAAGTCCTCGAGAGCGATCCGGCGCGCGCGGTCGAGGTGACCTGGGAGGCGGGGACGAAGGCGGTCCATCCCGTCAAGCTGCGCGTGGTGTGCTCCGACAAGCCCGGTCTCCTGGCCGACATCTCCCGGAGCATCACGTCGAGCGAGGTGGATATCCGGAGGGCATCGGTGATGACGACCCGCGACCAGCGCGCCATCTGCGATTTCGAGGTGTCGGTGAACGACGCCAACCACCTGGCCTCCCTCATGAAGTCGATCGGGAAGGTCCGGGGTGTACAATCGGTGGAGAGGGGGAAAGGGTGAGATGAGGCGCGAAGCGGTGCGTACGACGAAAGCCCCGGCGGCGATCGGTCCCTACTGCCAGGCGGTGCGGGCTGGCGGGATCCTCTTCTGTTCGGGACAGATCCCGCTCGATCCGTCGACGGGGAAGATGGTGGATGGAGGGATCGAGGCCCAGGCGGAGCGCGTTCTTTCGAACCTCGAGGCGGTGCTGACCGCGGGAGGGGCGACTCTCCGATCGGTCGTAAAGACCA
The bacterium genome window above contains:
- a CDS encoding bifunctional (p)ppGpp synthetase/guanosine-3',5'-bis(diphosphate) 3'-pyrophosphohydrolase; protein product: MLRLMDIVDRVQATHPSANIELIHKAYVFTAKVHHGQVRMSGEPYLVHPLNVAFLLADWNLDEETVTTGLLHDTVEDTVATLEEIRDLFGDSVAHLVDGVTKIGRVALSDAAAQKAESLRKMILAMGKDLRVILVKLADRLHNMRTLKHLPYDRQAVIARETVEIFAPIAGRLGMSRIRTELEDLSFEVLHPEQYRELARLADERRRNREAHVRTVISLLESKCREIGIEATITGRSKHLAGIYQKMNRQKIDFDHVYDFIGFRITTKTVRECYEALGIVHNLWKPVPGRFKDYVAMPKANLYQSLHTTVFGPNAEMMEIQIRTEEMHALAENGVAAHWKYKEGRRTAEKGDQMFLWLRQILELQQDMKDPREFLNTVKVELFPEEVYVFTPRGDVKELPRGATPIDFAYAIHTEVGNQCVGAKVNGRMVPLKVALKNGDVVEIVTQPSHKPSRDWLKIAKTSRALSKIRAVVREEQQVQSLALGRQILEKELRKHSLNLNKVTKGPEFAEMLQETRCRTPDDYMRMVGYGKASLMPLLRRLLPPDRLNEQSHESRLSTLIRKVVTRRPSSVIVKGMDSIFVRLGNCCHPVPGDPIVGFITRGRGVTIHSKECPKVLESDPARAVEVTWEAGTKAVHPVKLRVVCSDKPGLLADISRSITSSEVDIRRASVMTTRDQRAICDFEVSVNDANHLASLMKSIGKVRGVQSVERGKG
- a CDS encoding RidA family protein yields the protein MRREAVRTTKAPAAIGPYCQAVRAGGILFCSGQIPLDPSTGKMVDGGIEAQAERVLSNLEAVLTAGGATLRSVVKTTVYLVDLGDFPAMNAVYGRFFPEDPPARATVQVVRLPAGALVEIDAVATID